ATAATAAtcacataatgttgtatatatatatatatttatcgttaCAGATAACATATCGGAGTATCGGACACaccgtacaatgtacatacataacATCTTTCCcttctatataattttagtacaataaattaacttatacaaaattcatacaatttagaaaataataataatgatttaacatttacaattttacacaatacataataaatataacttaaaaatttaaatagataaacaatatatttttttttttttttttttattcaagttcCCTTGGATGTACCTCATCATTTAAATAACtctttttcaatttgtttacatGCATTAATCTGATTTTATCACCAACCCGGACTAAATAACTGCACGTTCCCAACATTTTCATTATACGTCCAGTTAACCATTTCTGCCCTTTTGAATTATTTCGAACAAGAACTTTATCATTTATTTCGTACTtagtaacattaatatttttattcttttctacAATATTTGGTGGTTTTAATATGGACAAAtgattttttggtttaaaattatatattaaatctgACGGACTACAACCTGTGCTTGTTGTTGGTGTGTTACGATatgatactaaaatattattaatttttgattgtattCTTTTTACATCTCTCTCTACACACAaactctttattaataatttttttatcgtttgcaCTCCTCGCTCTGCCAACCCATTAGACTCTGGATTGTATGGCGGCGAATGTActagttttatacaatttttctcaCAATATGCTTTAAATTCATTTGCGCCAAAAGGTGGACCATTATCGGTTACCATTATCTCTGGGGAACCAAaacgacaaaaacaattttctaaaaCTTCGATTACTTTTGAAGCCGTTGTACTTCCCATTGCAAAACACTCAATCCATTTGCTAAAACTGtcaacaatgattaataatttaacttgatTTATTTCTAGAAAATCGATGTGTATTCTTTTCCAAGAATCTGATGGATTTTCCCACGGAATATACACTTTCTCACTAACATTCTTATCGTTTTGATTACATTGGCATTCCGTACACGTCTTAATAAACTTATCTATATCAATATCGATATTAGGCCACCATACATACGACCTTGCGAGCATTTTCGAACGAACAATACCCGGatggtttttatgtaataacattaatacgtCTTCTCTTAATGACTTTGGAATTACTACGCGATTACCTAATATCAAACAGTCATTTACTAACGATAATTCTTCCcgtcttttataatattgttggcaaTCTGATTTTAACGACTTTACCCCCGGCCAACCTTCTTTCGTATACTGActtatttcttttaatacttCGTCTGTACTCGTTTTTTTGCTCACTTCCTTATACGTTAAAGgtaaattttctaataataaaattgaacaagCATTTTCCCCAGTATTACTACTTTGAGGTAATCTTGATAACGCGTCTGCGTTACTTATGTCTACCCCCTTCCTATGTTGAATCTCGTACTGATAACTAGACAATAGAACTGCCCATCTTTGTAATCTAGATGAAGCTACAACAGGTATATTCTTTGAcggattaaaaattgattttaacggCAAATGATcagttactaaaataaatttgcgTGCAAACAAGTATTTATGGAATTTTTTTACTGCGAAGATTATTGCTAACCCTTCACGCTCAATTtgtgcataatttttttctgcCGCTGATAAGGTGCTAGACGCGAATAAAATTGGCTTCTCCTCCCCATCTATCAAATGACTAAGAACTGCACCGACACCATAGCTAGAACTGTCACACGTAACTACTAGAGGTAAATCTGGATTATACGTGACTAATAATTGACTTTTTATTAAtacctgttttatattttcaaacgctGATCGACATTCGTCAGACCAATTccaaggtattttattttttgttaaattgtacaAGGGAGCTAATATAGATGACGACATTGGAATAAAACGTTGATAATAGTTTATGAGACCGAgaaatgattttaattgtaCTACATCATTAGGGCACGGTGCGTTTCTTATCGCATCCATTTTATTTCCATCGGGATGTACGCCTTGACAATCTATTTTATGACCTAGAAATTGTACACTTGAACAATAAAACTGACATTTCTCAAAATTTACTTTAACTCTATACTCATTTAAACGTTCTAACACCGCATTAACATTTTCTTCACACTCTGACCTTGACGAGCCGCAGATTATTATGTCATCTAAATATACTTGTACTTTAGAAACACctcgtaaaatattttccatgacTGACTGAAATATACTTGGCGCTGACGCTACCCCATAACATAAACGATTAAAACAGTACAACCCTTTATGAGTATTAATTGTAAGAAACTTACGACTTTCAGGTGCAACCTGTAATTGTAAATACGCTTCTGCTAAATCCAAAACAGTGAATACACTTCCCCCGGATAACTCATTAAACACATCATCGACTCTTGGTAATGGGTGTAGTTCAATTTGTAATTTTGGATTTAAGGTAGTTTTTAAATCTACacatattctaattttattatttttttttggtactacTACAATAGGCGATGCCCAGTCACTAATTGAAACCTTACTTATAACTCCTTCAACTTCTAATCTATTTAACTCAATTTCTACAGCAGACTTTAGTGCATATGGTACTTGATATGCTCTATGGAAAACTGGTACGCTATTTTCTTTTAAAGATAAATTGACCTCATGGTCTTTTATATAATCAGCtggtttatcatttaatttaaccaCCCCGGGAAACTTgagtttaatattgttaattacatCTATTTCACTTAaaacgcaattattattatttacagaattcataatatttttcccgATTTTGCAATCTACATTActacttatacaatttagacACATATTCGATCTCCAGTTTGAATATAACTTATCTAACCAAGATCGACctactaaaactttttttacagagttttccgttataattaaatatagtttaatatttttttgatttgacaTCTCGACATTTACAAGTGTTTGACCTAAAACCTTGACTGGTTCACAATTTACAGAACTTaattgaatatgttttttttctaatttacatgaattattaaaatacatattaaaatatttaatcggcATAACTGAAACCGACGCTCCACTATCAACTTCAAACGGAATAAGcttattattaactttgattTTAATCACAAGTGGATTTCCCCCACTATTCTGAGACACATTATTTACTAAATCAATAgactctaaattatttttaatttttgtcttacACATTTTCGACGTATGACCTTTTAATTTACATGAAAAACATTCCCACTCTCTGGCTGGACACGTACGGACATCGTGCTTCCTTCCACATCTATAGCATTGACCAAACTTAAGACTTCGTGAACTTTGACTGCCGTGCTGAATTGACTGACCATTTTTTTGACCAGGTTTTGACGACTTCCCAGACCACGGTTTTCCACCAGAATTTCCGTTCCACTTGAGTTCCGACTTCGATGACGAATGTGTTTGACGAGACACATTTTTCccattattgataaaatttactTGTGATTTATTGTTCATTTGTTGTGTTTGATTACAAACCAACTCCGAATCCAAAGCAATTTTACATGCTTCTTCAAACGTTAGGGACTCTATACCAAGTAATTTTCGTTGACACGATTCATCACTTATCCCTACAATAAGCCGATCTCGCAGTGCATCGTTTAAAAACGAACCAAATACACAAaaacttgataatttttttaatgctgttATGTACTCCCGAGTTGACTCACCCTGGTTCTGTGTAcgttggttaaaaataaatctttcacTCACTACAAGACGACGTGGTGAATATATTTCTTCCAATTTGGACACTAACTCGTCGTATGACTTTAATTGTGGTTCCTCCGGCAAACAAGCATCTTTTAATTGACTATATGCTTCCGAACCAATGTATGCGATTAAATAGGACTTTTTATCAGCCTCTTTAACTTTTAAAACGGTCAACTGCGCGTTTAATCGATCTAAATAATTACTGAATGATTCCGAACCCGGTATGTATTGCGAAATATTCGACATTATAATCAcaacaagaaaattaaataatattttcaccgaaTTTTCATCTTCGTCGCCAAAtgttacgtattttatatataagataggCGAAGGTACACACACGAGCATTGACAAAGTACGACTGCTTTATTTATCATTACGCACGACGGCGGACACACATAATAAtcacataatgttgtatatatatatatatttatcgttaCAGATAACATATCGGAGTATCGGACACaccgtacaatgtacatacataacAGGTACGTATCTACTTCATTATACATATCGTATATACttcgtatatatattttatacttttagattaAGAGCGGAGCgattggtattatagtattgagttttccaaaaaaagtacaataacaTTTGTTTAACCTTGGTTACAAATACTTtgcaaaaacttttttttagttgaataaattgttgtttaaaatatttgttcgtTAATCACAAACAGATAGGaacttaactattttttaaatattttattactttttacgtttattaggtaaatttaaacttcaactaggtaaatataaatgttaactaTTATGTCAGCGTATTTGATAATCAGATTCTTATGAGATTctttaaattacctattacacaattttattttaggaataaaatttaaaatagtcaattagtaaaatatgaaaatattgattGTTAAAATACAACGGTAAAACgtcaaagaaaaattattttatattatttaaaatatatttattaaaagcaTTTGAGAAGTATTTGAAAAgccaaaaaagtattaaaataatagtatttaaaatttaaatacaagtattcaaatacttaacaATACATGCTGACGGACAGTTTCTGCTCCGAATCACAGAATCTAATTTAAAACTCTTTAATATGGCTTAATATCTATGGAATAAAGATATCTGTGAtgtaatttattctaaattactTATCcagttatgaaatatttttttgttaacagtataatatattaaacacttaACAATAAACTAATGTGCATACTATTgtttgtaacaattattatttaaaaatataacaaaataattttgcatttttccGCAATACAAACCTAAGCCGTAAATTGTAAAAATCGtgtcaatataattgtattaagttgttatgtgtattaataccagttttatttaaacattaagttAATGAAGTCTAAATACCTATGTAGTTGAAGCCTCTCACcaaatatataaagaaaaacaaattataataggtaaaaataataatttaagatttaaatttctttttatacGTTTAGATGCTTCATCAGAGTGGATGTTgcgcattttattaaattagctGCACAGTGGATACCTCTAAAAACAATATCCAGGCGTGCTAAAGAAGTTATTTTAAGAACAATtggacaaataataaaatgcaaacattttaaagattTGGAAAACATTGTACTATCCCTTTTTGTAGTTTTAACAAACGAAACAGATGGATATGACACAAGGTCAAATATGGAAACTCCGtgtgaaaaacataaaaaaaaattgattgagTATACGTCAGCaggtaaattacatttattcaactAACAATGACTTAATTTActcacacatttttatattttaagtaccaTTGATAGTCAACTTGAATCAATTATAGTTAATGACGAAACGGAGAATGGTGACAGATCATGGATGGAAGAAGGACTGGTGTATGAACAAACGGAAGATAACCCCTTTCAGAAATGGGCTGAaaccatttttgaaaaaagtatgtaatataaaagTCCTTACTGCCGACCCAGAGGTCGTCGGCCGACTCAGctacacttaatatttattttagccagttttttttgttattgcccCACGCTCCTATTTAATAAGCACCGCAACGCAAGACACGGAGGGAAGTGGACACTGTGTGATTAATTTGAGACTAGATGTCAATGAATAACAACAAGTAATACGTTCTTGTGACGGGCCAGAAGCACCGCCTTACTATTCAtaagaaaattacaatattttatatttatatgcaatgGGCGCCCACTAACTAACTCTACGgggacaatttataatattgttacaaataatatataatgtcatatcatcaaaataataaacaatgatgttttacaatgataatgaataatattgtaatcaccGGTCTCCTCGGTATCCGCTGATTACCATCGACAGTGTTGCCACTCGGTCCTTCTCAACGGTCCACTGGTCCACACGACGATCTAACGCTGGCTACTGGGAATCCCACGATGGCCCACGAAGAACAGGTTAAACCAATAAATCATGCCGTGGTCCACGGGAGGCACCGTGAAATGCACTGTTGGAGCCGCGGAAGACGACACGACCCGCACGTTGCCGGCACACAACGCGACACAAAATCGACGGCTACAAAACAAACGCGATCACGAGACAACAAGTCGTTTTAGCGTGCATTTGGTGCGTACAATTAGTACAATGTACCACAGGTGATCGGCGTAAAACTGTACCCGGACGGATAGACCAAAAGGGGAAAAACACGCAAAACCGCCACGGCCGATACGTGACTCGGCACACTCAGAACCACCGATCACGTGAAGGTAGTCTGTCGCGCGAAACCCGGACGTGACACAAGAGCCGGGGTTGCCGCAGCAAAAGTTGCGACGAACGGACGACAACGCACTGACGCGGCGGTGACGGGTTCGCGGTGAGACGGCAGACGGCGATACAGATGGAACAGGCGGGGCGGGGTATCGAATCTTCTCGATGTGGAGTCGACCGTAATTACCgatgacaatttattgttgtcgaTAACGATATGGCGGCCAAATTACGGTATTGGGTATTTCCACAGATATCCGACATCCTCCCCCTAGTAAGACGAGCACGTCTTACTACCGAACACTGCCGGATCTTAAGCTGCAAACTGTTGAAACCTGAAGATTGAACTGATGAGGGTTGGATTTGTACTAACCGATTAACCTGAAaatacattctttttttttttgtaaagacacattataatagtaacaattttaaatacagattAGGATATAATTCAAATGCCAGGgcgtataaatacataaattacaagtGCCCCTAATTTTTTCTGGCAGCTAACCAAAATGCCCCCTCCCCCCGTGACTCACGACCGCGGTGCCTAGGCGCAGGTGCAAAAGAGTGTATAAGTCAGAGAAgggaacaataaaataaaaaataagaaataaacagACATAGAGATAGAATGGAGATTTAAAATCTCTAGGGATGGCTAATAAGCTTAACCACTTTTACTACCGGACGGGTCACGATACCCGTAGCAGTTCGGAGCCGGACGACTCGGACAACCTTGTCGGAGCCTGGTAATACCTCTATCACGCGACCCATACGCCATTTCAACGGCGGAGTGTTGGCGTCTTTTATTACGACCATATCATCAACCGATATATTTGGAGCGTCACTGGTCCACCGACTGCGAATCTGGAGAGTTTGGAGGTATTCATTGCGCCACCGACGCCAAAACGCTTGAACACATTGGCTGACCAACTTCCACCGCTGTTCCAAGGTCCGAGTTGTGTTTGGAATGTCTGCTTCAGGAACGGCAAGTAACGGTCTGCCTATAAATCGAGGGATGCGGACACATTGTAGATTGGATAAATCGGTAACGAAACTGCACCAGATCTCCGCGATATCTGAAGGCAGCTGTTCATCCCATGACAGCCCAGCTTTCCATACACGTTGCATTAATGTTTTTGCAAAGAATGTGACATGTGATAAGAGTCCGAGTGGATCGAACATTCGCGCTATCAAGGACAACATACCGCGTTTCGTGCAGACGTGTCGTTCgggttgaaaaatatacataaaggCGTCATCTTGATGGGACCATTGTAAACCCAATACCTTCGTCCCTATGCCAGTAGAATCATCGAGCGACAGTGGTTCGCACGTTCTGTCCTCGGAGGGGATCTTATCAAGTAGGACGGGCGTATTACTGGCCCATTTTTTCAACTCCATGCCAGCACAATGTAAAACTCGAATAAGACCATCTTGAAGGGAGAGGGCCTCGTCCAACGTGTCGCCGCCTGCGCAGATGTCATCCACGTATGTCTGATATAATAAAGCTTCCTTTACGAATGGAAGGTCACTACAATCC
This genomic window from Metopolophium dirhodum isolate CAU chromosome 1, ASM1992520v1, whole genome shotgun sequence contains:
- the LOC132941224 gene encoding uncharacterized protein K02A2.6-like: MLVCVPSPILYIKYVTFGDEDENSVKILFNFLVVIIMSNISQYIPGSESFSNYLDRLNAQLTVLKVKEADKKSYLIAYIGSEAYSQLKDACLPEEPQLKSYDELVSKLEEIYSPRRLVVSERFIFNQRTQNQGESTREYITALKKLSSFCVFGSFLNDALRDRLIVGISDESCQRKLLGIESLTFEEACKIALDSELVCNQTQQMNNKSQVNFINNGKNVSRQTHSSSKSELKWNGNSGGKPWSGKSSKPGQKNGQSIQHGSQSSRSLKFGQCYRCGRKHDVRTCPAREWECFSCKLKGHTSKMCKTKIKNNLESIDLVNNVSQNSGGNPLVIKIKVNNKLIPFEVDSGAEIDVINNIKLKFPGVVKLNDKPADYIKDHEVNLSLKENSVPVFHRAYQVPYALKSAVEIELNRLEVEGVISKVSISDWASPIVVVPKKNNKIRICVDLKTTLNPKLQIELHPLPRVDDVFNELSGGSVFTVLDLAEAYLQLQVAPESRKFLTINTHKGLYCFNRLCYGVASAPSIFQSVMENILRGVSKVQVYLDDIIICGSSRSECEENVNAVLERLNEYRVKVNFEKCQFYCSSVQFLGHKIDCQGVHPDGNKMDAIRNAPCPNDVVQLKSFLGLINYYQRFIPMSSSILAPLYNLTKNKIPWNWSDECRSAFENIKQVLIKSQLLVTYNPDLPLVVTCDSSSYGVGAVLSHLIDGEEKPILFASSTLSAAEKNYAQIEREGLAIIFAVKKFHKYLFARKFILVTDHLPLKSIFNPSKNIPVVASSRLQRWAVLLSSYQYEIQHRKGVDISNADALSRLPQSSNTGENACSILLLENLPLTYKEVSKKTSTDEVLKEISQYTKEGWPGVKSLKSDCQQYYKRREELSLVNDCLILGNRVVIPKSLREDVLMLLHKNHPGIVRSKMLARSYVWWPNIDIDIDKFIKTCTECQCNQNDKNVSEKVYIPWENPSDSWKRIHIDFLEINQVKLLIIVDSFSKWIECFAMGSTTASKVIEVLENCFCRFGSPEIMVTDNGPPFGANEFKAYCEKNCIKLVHSPPYNPESNGLAERGVQTIKKLLIKSLCVERDVKRIQSKINNILVSYRNTPTTSTGCSPSDLIYNFKPKNHLSILKPPNIVEKNKNINVTKYEINDKVLVRNNSKGQKWLTGRIMKMLGTCSYLVRVGDKIRLMHVNKLKKSYLNDEVHPRELE